In the genome of Malania oleifera isolate guangnan ecotype guangnan chromosome 5, ASM2987363v1, whole genome shotgun sequence, the window aTATCATGTAATAGTGTATAAAGTGTTCACGACTCagctattaaataaaaataccgTTGTTCTTCATGTTGCATTTTTTCTTTATGATATTAGAGTCATTGTGAACAttatgtaaaaaagaaaaaaaaaaccagcaCCTGTAATATCCATTTTTTTTTCGATTGTATTTTCCATACATCTCAATACTACATCATAACATGACGGAACCATACATCTCAATGTTACATCTTAGCATGGCGGAAGTCTGACCATCTTCTTCGAGGATGGATCGGATCTGTCAGCATCATTTCTCAATTATAGATGCAAAAGTCATCAACAAATCAACTACCTTCGAAAAGAAAATCACACAACAATAGTCGAACATATCTATTACCCCAACGGTCGctcttcattattttttttgGCAACAAACTTTGCCTCCAATCTCGGCAAAGTTTGCGAGAGGGTATTAACAATGCATTACAATTCGACACACTCAAAAAATAATTCTGAAGCCAAATCGACAACGGTCACATTTGTCTGTTACAgatttaaatgatgaaaattcgagataaattatcacaataaagactaATGCGCATCAAAGATCTAAAGTCAATGTCTGAAAGTCATATATACTAATTAATCTAatcatattaattaaaaaaaaaacagatataTGGCAATGGACCTTATCTCAAATCATGAGATTTATAATAATTACTTATATTATGTAGTAACCCTTACTTGTATATTCCCTATTTGAGTAAAATTATCATTGTTTTTCGTGTACAGTTTTTAGCTAGTTCATTCTTACAATGATTTGCAACACGAAAGTGCTCTAGATCTAGTTTTAACTAAATGCGTATCTACCTAAATCTTAAATTccaaacctaaaacactaaaagcAAGCATCATCATCAATCCTTTAgtccaaaaaacaaaaacaaaaaaagtgaaTGCATACGCAGATGCGTGCGTATGCAGAGGAATAATCATGGATTTAAATGGCCAACCCCTGCGCCCAACTCCACACCCTCGCGCCTGCACTTATATTGGATAATACTCCGCCAAAAGCTTTTACCGTCAAGTTCTACGTTCTGAAAGCTCCTCTCTCCTTCGGCGGGTAGCCATGGACTCCGCACAAGTTTCAAAGCTAGAGATGTTCTTCTTCCCCTTCGTAGGAGGCGGCCACATGCTCCCCATGGTCGACGCTGCCAGACTATTCGCTTCTCACGGCGTCAAATCCACCATCATCGCACCTCCCACCGCCGCCATCAGCCTCCACAGCGCCGTCCAACGCGACCAACAGTCCGGCCACCACATCACCCTCCGCACTCTCACTTTACCGCCGGATCAAACTCTCGACGCCGCCGACATGTCCGCCCCGCCCTCCACCGACACCTCCGTCCTCCAAGAACCCCTTCACCGCCTCCTCACGGAGCTCCGACCCGACTGCTTCGTCTTCGATATGTTCCATTCCTGGTCGGCTGACGTCGTCGACGGACTCGGAATTCCGAGAATCGTCTTCACCGGGAACGGTTGTTTCTCCCGCTGTGCCGAAAATAGTCTCAGACGCCATGCCCCCCACGAGAAGGTGGATTCTGATTTTGAGCCCTTTCTCTTACCGGGACTGCCCAACCGGATCGAATTGACGAGATCTCAGCTCCCAATCTTTGTTAGAACAGGGCCCGGGGGTGGGGATCGGATGAGGAGATCGATGCAGAACAATTTTGGGGTTCTGGTGAACAGTTTCTATGAGTTGGAGCCGGCCTATGCCGACTATTTCAAGAAGGAGATTACGAATCGGGCATGGCTCATAGGACCAGTGTCCCTCTGTAACAGAAATGTCGAAGATAAGGTCGAGAGGGGCAAAGACCAGATCTCAATTGATGCGCAAAATTGCTTGGATTGGCTCGATTCGAAGA includes:
- the LOC131154883 gene encoding abscisate beta-glucosyltransferase-like isoform X1; translated protein: MDSAQVSKLEMFFFPFVGGGHMLPMVDAARLFASHGVKSTIIAPPTAAISLHSAVQRDQQSGHHITLRTLTLPPDQTLDAADMSAPPSTDTSVLQEPLHRLLTELRPDCFVFDMFHSWSADVVDGLGIPRIVFTGNGCFSRCAENSLRRHAPHEKVDSDFEPFLLPGLPNRIELTRSQLPIFVRTGPGGGDRMRRSMQNNFGVLVNSFYELEPAYADYFKKEITNRAWLIGPVSLCNRNVEDKVERGKDQISIDAQNCLDWLDSKNPNSVLYVSFGSLARIPPTQLVEIAYGLEASGHPFIWVIGKVSGDDDGEAENWVPKGFQQRISESKKGLIIRGWAPQLLILEHAATGGFVTHCGWNSTLEAVTAGVPVVTWPLSAEQFYNEKLLTDVLKIGVRVGSVEWVSWKTERKETVGREKVAKAVEQLMGGGEQTAVMSRRARELAEKAKKAVEEGGSSYADAEALIDELKSHRERDTLIKSVVPVDDESLLCEPAGTVDGESSL
- the LOC131154883 gene encoding abscisate beta-glucosyltransferase-like isoform X3 — translated: MDSAQVSKLEMFFFPFVGGGHMLPMVDAARLFASHGVKSTIIAPPTAAISLHSAVQRDQQSGHHITLRTLTLPPDQTLDAADMSAPPSTDTSVLQEPLHRLLTELRPDCFVFDMFHSWSADVVDGLGIPRIVFTGNGCFSRCAENSLRRHAPHEKVDSDFEPFLLPGLPNRIELTRSQLPIFVRTGPGGGDRMRRSMQNNFGVLVNSFYELEPAYADYFKKEITNRAWLIGPVSLCNRNVEDKVERGKDQISIDAQNCLDWLDSKNPNSVLYVSFGSLARIPPTQLVEIAYGLEASGHPFIWVIGKVSGDDDGEAENWVPKGFQQRISESKKGLIIRGWAPQLLILEHAATGGFVTHCGWNSTLEAVTAGVPVVTWPLSAEQFYNEKLLTDVLKIGVRVGSVEWVSWKTERKETVGREKVAKAVEQLMGGGEQTAVMSRRARELAEKAKKAVEEGGSSYADAEALIDELKSHRERAGTVDGESSL
- the LOC131154883 gene encoding abscisate beta-glucosyltransferase-like isoform X2, whose amino-acid sequence is MDSAQVSKLEMFFFPFVGGGHMLPMVDAARLFASHGVKSTIIAPPTAAISLHSAVQRDQQSGHHITLRTLTLPPDQTLDAADMSAPPSTDTSVLQEPLHRLLTELRPDCFVFDMFHSWSADVVDGLGIPRIVFTGNGCFSRCAENSLRRHAPHEKVDSDFEPFLLPGLPNRIELTRSQLPIFVRTGPGGGDRMRRSMQNNFGVLVNSFYELEPAYADYFKKEITNRAWLIGPVSLCNRNVEDKVERGKDQISIDAQNCLDWLDSKNPNSVLYVSFGSLARIPPTQLVEIAYGLEASGHPFIWVIGKVSGDDDGEAENWVPKGFQQRISESKKGLIIRGWAPQLLILEHAATGGFVTHCGWNSTLEAVTAGVPVVTWPLSAEQFYNEKLLTDVLKIGVRVGSVEWVSWKTERKETVGREKVAKAVEQLMGGGEQTAVMSRRARELAEKAKKAVEEGGSSYADAEALIDELKSHRERDDESLLCEPAGTVDGESSL